The Calditrichota bacterium genome includes the window TATTCCCCCCACCGATAACAACGCCAACCTGTAAACCAAGATCAACAACCTGTTTTACCTCTAAAACAAATTGTTTTAAAGTTTCAGGATCAATCCCGGACTGATTAGAGCCAGCCAATGATTCACCGCTAAGCTTTAGCAATATCCTTTTGTATTTTAAATCTTGAGGGGTAGAAGACATTATTCGCCAATTTGAAATCGTGAGAAGCGTTTTAATGTCACATTCTCACCAACTTTTGAAATTGTTTCGTTAAGCAAATCCTGAATTGTTTTCTCTGGTTCCTTCACATAGGCCTGATTTAACAAAACATTTTCTGTATAATATTTTTCAATTCTACCAGCTGATATCTTTTCTATAATATGATCGGGCTTACCTTCAGCTTTAGCTTGTTCTTTAAATATTTCCATTTCTTTTTCAACAAGGGCCTGATCAACTTCTTCGCGTGTAACAGCAAGAGGATTTGATGCCGCAACGTGCATTGCAACATTTTTTACAAATTCTTTAAAGTTGTCAGTATTTGCAACAAAGTCCGTTTCACAGTTTACTTCAACAATTACACCCAATTTACTTCCCGGATGAATATACGCTTCAATTAAACCTTCTTTGGCTTCGCGACCGGCTCTTTTTGCAGCCTTTGCGATTCCTTTTTTTCTTAAAATATCTGATGCTTTTTCTGAATCACCATCAGCTTCTTTTAGAGCATTCTTACAGTCCATCATGCCGACGCCTGTTTTTTCTCTCAGCTCTTTAACCATTGCAGCAGTAATCTCTGCCATCGTTAAGACTCCTTATTCGGTTTTTTTACTTTTTTCTTTTCCTGTTCAACCGGCTTTTCTTCCGCTGCTTTTTTCTCTTTCTCAGCAGCTTCCTTTATAGCTTTTTCTTGTTGAACTTTTTGTTTTGCTTCAATAATCGTATCTGCAACTTTGCTGATAATTAAACTGATACTTTTCGCTGCATCATCATTTGCAGGAATCGGAAAGTCTACTAAAGTAGGATCGGAATTTGTATCAACCATTGCAAAAACAGGAATACGCATATTAATTGCTTCTTTAAGGGCAATATGCTCTTTTTTAGTATCTACAATAAAGATAGCTCCCGGAAGACGTTTCATATCTTCAATACCACAAAGTACGCGGTTAAGTTTTTCTTTATCGCGGTCAATAGTCAAGCGTTCTTTTTTAGAAATCTTTTCATATGTGCCATCTTTGCTCATTTTATCAAGATTTTTATAGTGCTTGATTGATTTTTTGATGGTTGTAAAATTTGTAAGCATACCACCAAGCCAACGATGTGTTACATAAAACTGCTCACATCTTTGAGCTTCAGAATCAATAATCTCTTTTGCCTGAACTTTTGTACCAACAAAGAGAACTTCATATCCCTCTGATACAATTTGGCGCAACGCATTCAAAGCGTTTTCAAGATTGGATTGTGTTTTCTTTAAATCGATTATGTGAATCCCATTTTTCTGCATGAAGATGTAAGGCTTCATTTTAGGATCCCAACGGCGGGTTAGGTGACCAAAGTGGGCACCAGAAGCAAGTAACTGCTCCAAAGAAACAGCGGGCATATTTTCCTCCTTATTCGGGTTATACCTCCACCTGTTAATTGTACACTTAAAAATCCGCCTGAGCAGACACCCAATAAGCGCTTAACAGATGTGCGTTTTATTTTTTTCCGGACTAATTTCCGGGTGTTCAAATTCTAACGTTTTGAGAACTGGAATCTTTTGCGTGCTTTAGCTAAACCATATTTCTTACGTTCAGTTTCTCTGGAATCCCTTGTAAGGAATCCGGCTTGTTTCAAACTGGAACGATAGTCTTCACTATACTGGATTAATGTGCGGGCAATCCCTAATCTTACAGCTCCTGCCTGTCCAGATAATCCACCACCCCTAACACGAACTGTGAAATCAAAGTTACTTGTGTTTTCTGTAACTTCAAGTGGCTGCATGATATCCATGAGTAGTGTTTCACGCTTAAAATAATCAAGCGATTCACTTCCATTCACAACCATTTTCCCACTTCCCGGGGCCATTCTTACACGGGCGATTGATTCTTTCCTACGACCAACAGCAATATATACTTCCATCTATTTGCCTATCCTAATTTAAAGTTAATTCTTTAGGTTGTTGCGCACTATGCGGATGATTATCATCTGCATATACTTTTAGCTTCTTAATCATTTGCCTTCCAAGACTATTTTTTGGCAACATACCTTTTACAGCATGTTCAATTACCCTGTCAGGATGTCTTTGTAACATCAACTTAACTGGTGTAATTTTTTCCCCACCCGGAAAACCTGAATGGCGGAAATAAGTCTTTTGGAGCAACTTTTTACCTGTCAGCTTTACTTTTTCAGCGTTTACAACAATTACAAAATCACCTACATCATAATGCGGTGAGTACGATGGCTTATGCTTGCCTTTAAGAATAAAAGCAACTTTGCTTGCCAAACGGCCTAAAACTAAATCGTTTGCATCAATAACAAACCATTTTTTTGAACTTTCTACTTCTTTTTCAGAAGCAATATATGTTTTCAAATCGCCTCCTGAGCGTCATCATTTAAAAGAGCAGTTAATATAACTGTATTATTACAGTTAGTCAAGCTGTAGAATGGAATTTTTGTTCCTTGTTATGTTTTAAATATTTATTTATTTAAATTCAGCCCGTTTTTAGACGATCTGTAGCAAAGTGATTCTTAAACATTTTACATAACAATTTAATTCAGGAATTTATGAACGTTTCAATATATACATCAAAAGAAGATCTATTAACGATTAAAGATGATTGGACCAAATTAAACCAAAGCATTAATACACATAGCCCCTTTCTTTCATGGGAATGGATTAATGAGTGGTGGTCAACTTATGAAACAAGACTTCCAAACTCATCCAGTCTTCAAATCATTTGCATCAGAGATGATAAAGATCAGTTATTTTGTATAATGCCTTTCTTTTCTACAAAAATCAGTTCCATAAATGGAAAACTAAATATATTAAAACTGGCTGGAACTGAATTCGAGTCAAGCGATTACCTGGATATACTTATTGCTGACAAATACAGCATAGAATTCATTTTTGATTTGTTTGATTTGCCGGAAATTAAACTACTATTTAATAATTTCGATAAAATTGTTTTAAATAATCTTCTTCAAGACTCAGCTTTATGGAAAATACAAAATGAGTTTATTCAAAAACGTAATTATCCCACATTTTCAAAAAGAACTTCGATTTGTCCATATATGGACCTACCAGAGAGCGAAGAAGAACTTTTAAAAAATCTTTCAAAAAATATGAAATCAGGATTGAGGCGCACACGTAATAAAATTAACAAAGACCCTGACCTTGATATCCATAGAATCACGGAAGCTAATGAAATCGATACAACTATCCAGGCTTTATTTGATCTGCATGATCAACGATTTACAGACCAGGAAAAAGACACAAAATTTGTCTTTGAAAAACGGGGCCGTTTTCATCAAAATATTGCCAAAACTTTTTTGGGTTTAGGACAATTGGCATTTTATACTGCAAAATTTAAAGATGAAATAATTGGTTGCTTATATTGTTATGTTTTTAATAACCGTGTTATGTATATGCAAGCAGGGTTTAATCCTGATTATGCAAAATATGCCTTAGGAAACCAATTAATTTTAAAAGCAATTACCGATGGAATTGAGATTAAAAATATTGAATTTGATTTCATGCGTGGAAATGAGTCGTATAAAACAAAGTGGACAGCATCAAAAAGGTATTTATATCAACTGGAGTTTGGCCTCTCTTTTAAGGGAAAAATGGATGTTCATTTTAACCGCCTTTTATTTAACTCAAAACGTATTATTAAAAAATTAATCAGAAAAGAGGAGTGATGAGTTTTACGGCAGTTCTCCCGGTCTACTTACCAAAAGCCTCTTATTTTATCCCATTCCTTACTTGCAAAACTGTTTTATTTGCCGACCACGTTCAATTCCGGAAAAGGTCATCTATTATAAGGAACAGGATATCACAGAATGGCCCCGTTTTAAGTATTCCTGTTAAACACAATGGCTATGCTAAAGCTATTTATACAAAAGAAATTGCGCAAATTGAAAATTGGAATTTAAAACATCTAAAGTGTATCTACCATACTTTCAATACTGCTCCTTATTTTGACGATTACTTTCCTGAAATAGAAAGTATTTTAAAAATGCCTGTTTCATCCCTTTCAGATTTTTTATTAAAACTAACCGGTCATTTTCTTGATAGATTGAAAATTAATGTCACAATAAAAAAAACATCTGAACTAAATTTTAAAAACAATCTCGAAGATGAGTTAATAAAGTTTGCCAAAAAAAATGAACACCTTTCAACCTATTATTATTTTCAAAAAGACGTGGATAATGGATCATTAAATATTCAGAGCCTGAATGATGAAAGCTTATCTACATGTGTTTTTCCGCAACTCATTACCAATGATATATCCACTCTTTCAGTTTTGGAATTGTTATTTCAATATGGACCTGAAGCTGCGTTTTTAATTCGTGATTTAGAGTAGTTTATTTTTGCACAATCATTCAAACTTTTCTAAGTTCACACCACAAAAATTTGGTAGAAATAAGAATGATTATAAAACACTTTAAATTAGCAAGAAATTCAGCAAAAGCTGCCTTTGTAATTCTAATCGATCCAGATAAAATCGAAAACGAGAATATTCCAGGTTTTATTGAAAGATGTATTTCTGCGGGTGTCGATATTTTTTTTATTGGCGGAAGTTTACTTAATGGCAATGAGTTTGATAATAAAATCAAATTAATTAAGTCTCATGCAGAAAATATACCGGTTATTATTTTCCCAGGAAATGTAAATCAACTTTCTCAATACGCAGATGCATTACTCTATTTATCTTTAATAAGCGGTCGTAATCCAGATTATTTGATCGGAAACCAGGTATTGGCGGCCCCAGTTATTAGAAAATCCAAAATAGAATCTATTTCAACAGCTTATATGTTAATTGAGTCTGGAAAAACCACTTCTGTAGAATTTATGAGCGGTACAAAACCAATCCCAAATGATAAAGTTGATATCGCAATCGCTCATGCACTTGCTGCAGAATACTTAGGTTTTAAAGTTGTGTATTTAGAAGCTGGTAGCGGTGCAAAAAACAGTGTTCCAGAAGATATGATAAAAGGTGTTTCTCATTCTATAAGCCTGCCAATAATTGTTGGAGGAGGTATAAAGTCGCCTGATGAAGCTAATCAGAAAGTGCTAGCGGGTGCTAATATCATAGTTATAGGTAACCATTTTGAGAAAAATAATAATAGCAGCATTTTACAAGAGTTTTCCTCTGCAATTCATACAACTGCATTGAGTAAATTTTAGTTTTCAGTTTTTAGATATTTTTTTCTTATTATCTCAACACTTTCCCTGAAGTTAATCATTATTGGACCGATAAAAAGGCAAGTAAATTTAAAATTAGAATGAGTTTTAGGAGGATTAATGAGTGATCGTTATTTAGTCACAGGTGGTGCAGGATTTATTGGATCAAACCTAGTAGAGCGATTGGTACAAAACGGTGAAAATGTACGAATTATAGATAACTTTTCTACTGGAAAAGAAGAAAACATTGCAGAATATGGTGAACAAATAGAAGTAGTAAATGGTGATATTCGCTACCTCAACACGGTAATGGAAGCCATGAAAAACGTAGATTATGTTTTACATCAGGCTGCCCTCCCGTCTGTACCGCGATCAGTTGAAACTCCGCTTGAAAGTAATGATGTTAATACAAACGGTACATTAAATTTACTTTATGCCGCTAAAGAATCAGGTGTTAAGCGCTTTGTGATGGCAGCTTCTTCATCGGCGTATGGTGAATCTCCAACACTACCAAAAGTTGAAACCATGCCAACATCGCCATTATCACCTTATGCTGTAAATAAACTTGCCGGTGAAAATTATTGTAAAGCCTTTTATAATGTTTATGGTTTGGAAACCATTGCCCTTCGCTATTTTAATATATATGGACGTCGCCAGGACCCAAACTCATTTTACTCTGCAGTAATCCCAAAATTTGTAAAAGCATTATTAATGAATAAAGCACCAACCATTTTCGGTGATGGAGAAACCAGCAGGGATTTCACATATATTGACAATGTAATCGAAGCCAACCTTTTAGCATGCAAAGCACCACAAAAAGCTGCGGGCAAAGTAATGAACATTGCATGTGGCGAAAGGATTACGCTTAATGAACTGGCATTGGAACTAAATACTCTTTTAGGGAAAGATTTAGGCGTTGTTCATGCAGATGAACGACCCGGAGATATTAAACATTCTCTTGCGGATATTTCATTAGCAAAAGAAATGATTAATTATGAAGGCAAACATAAAATCGGCGATAGTTTAAAGAAAACTGTAGATTGGTTTGTGTCCAATAAACATATCCTCGGTTTATAGTTTATCAGCTTACCTTTACAAACTCAAAAGTTCATATCGTTATAAAACAAAAAAAGGCTACCCAATAATTTGGATAGCCTTTTTTTTAAATAAAAACTGGTGGTGACTTACTCTCCCACACCAACCATAGGTGCAGTACCATCAGCGCGGGCGGGCTTAACTACTCTGTTCGGAATGGGAAGAGGTGTGTCCCCGCCGCTATAACCACCAGCATTTTTAATATTAGAAGTATGTACAGGGTTATCATCTATCTTAAAACTATATAAATAAAAAAGGTTAAGCCTCACGGCTTATTAGTACTGCTCGGCTTCATACATTACTGCACTTCGACCTACAGCCTATCAACCTCCTAATCTCGAAGGCGCCTTTAGGTCCGATAAATCGGACAGGGATATCTCATCTTGGGTTGGGCTTCGCACTTAGATGCTTTCAGTGCTTATCCACACCAAACATAGCTACCCAGCAATGCCCCTGGCGAGACAACTGGTACACTAGAGGTTTGTCCACTCCGGTCCTCTCGTACTAAGAGCAGATCCCCTCAAATATCCTACGCCCGCAACAGATAGGGACCGAACTGTCTCACGACGTTCTAAACCCAGCTCACGTACCGCTTTAATTGGCGAACAGCCAAACCCTTGGGACCTTCTCCAGCCCCAGGATGCGATGAGCCGACATCGAGGTGCCAAACCACCCCGTCGATATGAACTCTTGGGGGTGATAAGCCTGTTATCCCCGGAGTACCTTTTATCCTTTGAGCGACGGCATTTCCATTCACTACCGCCGGATCACTAAGCCCTGCTTTCGCATCTGCTCGACGTGTATGTCTCGCAGTTAAGCTCCCTTATGCCTTTATACTCTACGCACGATTACCAACCGTGCTGAGGGAACCTTTGGAAGCCTCCGTTACACTTTAGGAGGCGACCGCCCCAGTCAAACTACCCACCAGACACTGTCCCTCCCGCCGATTCAGACGGGCAGGTTAGTAGTCCAACTAAGCAAGGGTGGTATTTCAAGGACGACTCCACACCAACTAGCGCTGGCATTTCGTAGTCTCCCACCTATCCTACACATGCTTAGCTAAAATACAATATCAAGCTGTAGTAAAGGTTCACGGGGTCTTTCCGTCCCGTTGCGGGAAGCCGGCGTCTTCACCGGCATCACAACTTCGCCGAGCTCCTGGTTGAGACAGTACCCAAATCGTTACACCATTCGTGCAGGTCGGAACTTACCCGACAAGGAATTTCGCTACCTTAGGACCGTTATAGTTACGGCCGCCGTTTACCGGGGCTTCAGTTCAATGCTTCTTTTCCGAAGAAAATTACATATCCCCTTAACCTTCCGGCACCGGGCAGGTGTCAGTCCCTATACATCGTCTTACGACTTAGCAGAGACATGTGTTTTTAGTAAACAGTCGCTTGGGTCTGGTCACTGCGGCCCGAGCCAGCTTCAGAGAGTAAATCTCTTAACCGGCCTGGGCACTCCTTCTCCCGAAGTTACGGAGTCATTTTGCCGAGTTCCTTAACCAGGACTCACTCGAGCGCCTTAGGATTCTCTCCCCATCTACCTGTGTCGGTTTACGGTACGGTCAGCTTTAAATCTCACTTAGAGGGTTTTCTCGGCAGTATGGTTAGGGTCAGTTTATGTCCTAGGGACTCCTATTCGCACCTCAGAATAAAGGTGTGCGGATTTGCCTACACACCATTCCTACATGCTTAAACCACCATCCGTCAGGTGGCTGACCTTTCACTCCTGCGTCACCCCATCGCTCAAACAAATTAAAGCTGGTACGGGAATATTAAACCCGTTTCCCATCACCTACGCCTTTCGGCCTCGGCTTAGGGGCCGACTAACCCTGAGCAGATTAACTTTACTCAGGAAACCTTAGATTTTCGGCGAACAGGTTTCTCACCTGTTTTATCGCTACTAATGCCAGCATCCTCTTTTCCATCTCCTCCAGCACACTTCACAATGCACCTTCAACGGTTAATGGAATGCTCCCCTACCACTTGAACCAAAAGTTCAAATCCGCAGCTTCGGTGTACAGTTTAGTCCCGAGAATTATCGGCGCCAAAGCGCTTGACCAGTGAGCTATTACGCACTCTTTAAATGGTGGCTGCTTCTAAGCCAACATCCTGGTTGTCTAAGCACTTCAACATCCTTTATCACTTAACTGTAACTTGGGGACCTTAGCCGACGGTCTGGGTTGTTTCCCTCTCGCGTATGAAGCTTATCCCACACACGCTGACTCCCGATAAACATGTCTACGGCATTCGGAGTTTAACAGGGGGCGGTACCCTGGTGAGGGCCCTAACCCTATTAGTGCTCTACCTCCGTGACACTTTCAATCGAGGCTAGCCCTAAAGCTATTTCGGGGAGAACGAGCTATCTCCAGGTTTGATTGGCCTTTCACCCCTACCCACATCTCATCCAAAGATTTTTCAACATCTCCTGGTTCGGACCTCCACGACATCTTACTGCCGCTTCATCCTGGACATGGGTAGATCACCTGGCTTCACGTCTGCCGCACGTAACTAATTCGCCCTGTTCAGACTCGCTTTCGCTACGGTTACATCTCTGAAAGACTTAGCCTTGCTACGTACGAGCAACTCGCTGGCTCATTATGCAAAAGGCACGCTGTCATCCCGGACATGCCGAGACTCCAACTGATTGTAGGCACACGGTTTCAGGTACTTTTAACTCCCCTCCCGGGGTGCTTTTCACCTTTCCCTCACGGTACTAATTCACTATCGGTCACAAGAGAGTATTTAGCCTTACCCGATGGTCCGGGCTGATTCCCACAAGATTTCTCGTGTCCCGTGGTACTCGGGTTTCCATACCATGAAGTCTACAAAATTTCGCCTACGGGACTATCACCCTCTACGGTGTGACTTTCCAGACACTTTGACTATCTTGTAGATTTTTGACTTCACCCAGATGCTGTAACATCTTAGAGTATGAACCCCACTACACCAGGTGTACAACGCTTACAGGCTCTTAAATACACCAAGGTTTAGGCTCTTTCCGCTTCGCTCGCCGCTACTAAGGAAATCACTTCGTTTTCTCTTCCTGAAGGTACTTAGATGTTTCACTTCCCTTCGTTCGCCTCCTATTAATAGGATAACCCCGCATTACCAGGGTTGGGTTGCCCCATTCGGACACCTACGGGTCTAAGGTTGTGTGCACCTCGCCGTAGATTTTCGCAGCTTATCACGTCCTTCATCGCCTTCTTGTGCCTAGGCATCCACCGTGTGCCCTTAGCAACTTAACCTACATCTATTTACATAATTAAGATAGATGATAACTCTATACATTCTTTCTTCTATTACTTCTTCTTACTTTTCCATCATGTCAAAGAACAGCTTAAAACTTTATTCACCAAAAAGAGGAGTTGAATTGAATCAATTGAGATTGCCTTTAGCCCCAAAGGGCTCCTTAGAAAGGAGGTGATCCAGCCGCACCTTCCGGTACGGCTACCTTGTTACGACTTCGCCCCAGTCATCAGCCTTACCTTCGACGGCCCTTAATGGACCGGCTTCGGGTACTGCCGACTCCCATGGCGTGACGGGCGGTGTGTACAAGGCCCGGGAACGTATTCACCGCGGCATGCTGATCCGCGATTACTAGCGATTCCGACTTCATACAGTCGAGTTGCAGACTGTAATCCGAACTGAGATCGGTTTTTAGGGATTGGCTCCACCTCGCGGTATCGCGACCCGTTGTACCGACCATTGTAGCACGTGTGTAGCCCGGGATGTAAGGGCCATGATGACTTGACGTCATCCCCACCTTCCTCCAGTTTATCACCGGCAGTCCCCATAGAGTCCCCACCATAACGTGCTGGCAACTATGGGCAAGGGTTGCGCTCGTTGCGGGACTTAACCCAACATCTCACGACACGAGCTGACGACAGCCATGCAGCACCTGTCATAGTGTCCCGAAAGACATATACATCTCTGCACATTTCACTGTGATGTCAAACCCCGGTAAGGTTCTTCGCGTTGCATCGAATTAAACCACATGCTCCACCGCTTGTGCGGGCCCCCGTCAATTCCTTTGAGTTTCAACCTTGCGATCGTACTCCCCAGGCGGGATACTTAATGCGTTAGCTGCGACACTGACCCTAAAAAGGACCAACATCTAGTATCCATCGTTTACAGCGCGGACTACCAGGGTATCTAATCCTGTTTGCTCCCCGCGCTTTCGCGCATTAGCGTCAGTTGTGAGCCAGGTAGCCGCCTTCGCTACTGGTGTTCTTCCCAATATCTACGCATTTCACCGCTACACTGGGAATTCCGCTACCCCATCTCACACTCAAGCCGGGCAGTTTCAAATGCAGTTCCACGGTTAAGCCGTGGGCTTTCACATCTGACTGACCAGGCCGCCTACACGCCCTTTACGCCCAGTAATTCCGGACAACGCTTGCACCCCCCGTATTACCGCGGCTGCTGGCACGGAGTTAGCCGGTGCTTACTTTATAGGTACCGTCACATACATACCCTTACGAATACATACCGTTCGTCCCTATCTACAGGGGTTTACACACCATAGTGCTTCATCCCCCACGCGGCGTTGCTGCGTCAGAGTTTCCTCCATTGCGCAATATTCCTCACTGCTGCCTCCCGTAGGAGTCTGGGCCGTATCTCAGTCCCAGTGTGGCTGATCACCCTCTCAGATCAGCTATCCATCGCTGCCTTGGTAAGCCGTTACCCTACCAACTAACTAATGGAACGCAGGCCCATCCATGCGCGGTACAAAAGCACCTTTGATTCTTCTGCCAGGTGACAAAAGAATATCATATGGTATTAGCAACGATTTCTCGATGTTATCCCAATCGCAAGGGCAGGTTGCCTACGCGTTACTCACCCGTTCGCCAGTGTAATCATCTCCCCGAAGGGAAACTTTCTCCTTGACTTGCATGTGTTAAGCACGCCGCCAGCGTTCGTCCTGAGCCAGGATCAAACTCTTCGTTGTCATTTCATTTATTTCTTTTACTACTTTATGACAACCTCAATAAAGGCTCGTTTCAACTCCTCATTTCAATGAACAAAGGGCTCGTAATCTACTAACACTAAATTAACTTTGCAAATGTATATTTGGTGTTTTTTACATTTTTTACGAGAGCTTTTAATTTACCTACTTCATTTCCCAAAGGCAAATATTTATTCACTACTTTTGCAAAAAAAATAACCCGGACTACTTTTATATCCGGGCTATTTATTTTTTTTTGATTTAACGTATTTATTTGAAGGCTATTTTAAATAATTCTTCAACTTCATTTACAAAATGAAATGTAATATCTTTTCGATTATGTTGGGGTATTTCTTCCAGATCTTTTTTGTTCTTTAAAGGTATAATTATTTCTTTAATACCTGCCCTTTTAGCAGCAAGTACTTTTTCTTTTATTCCACCTACCGGAAGAACCAAGCCGCGCAAGGTAATCTCTCCAGTCATGGCAAGATTATCTTTTATTGGCCTGTCGCTGAATAAGGAGTATAATGCGGAGAACATTGTTATACCAGCACTCGGTCCGTCTTTTGGGATAGCGCCAGCCGGAACATGAATATGAGTATCGAACTTTTCATAAAACTTGGAATTAATATTAAATTTATCTTTGTTTGAACGGAGGAAACTCAAGGCGGCAGAAGCTGACTCTTTCATTACATCACCCAATTTGCCAGTTAATGAAAGATTGCCTTTGCCTTCCATTTTTGTAGCTTCAATAAATAAAATATCACCACCAACGGGCGTCCATGCCAAGCCAGTAGCAACACCAGGTCTCGATACTCTTTCAGCTATATCATAGTAAAATCTTTCCGCCCCAAGATAGTTTGGAATTATTCTTGGAGTTATCTTTTTGGAAACGACTGTTTCTTCAACAATCTCCTTTGCAATACCACGAATAATGCTGGCAATTTCCCTTTCAAGATTACGAACACCTGCTTCTCTTGTATATTTGTTTATCACAGTCTTTGTAGCAGTATTTGTAAATTGGATTTGTTTGTCCGTTAAACCATGATTTTCCAATTGTTTTGGGATTAAATATTTTTCAGCGATCTTGGCTTTTTCTTCCTCCGTATAGCTGATTAACTCAATAATTTCCATCCTGTCTTTTAATGCAGGAGGAATTGGATCTATTAAGTTAGCTGTTGCAATAAACATCACTTTTGATAGATCAAATGGGATTTCCAGATAATGATCCGCAAAAGAAAAATTTTGCTCCGGATCTAAAACCTCCAATAAAGCGGAGGAGGGATCACCACGAAAATCCATACCAAGCTTGTCAAGTTCATCAAGCATGAATACAGGATTATTGGATCCAACTTTTTTTATTTCCTGAATAATTCTCCCAGGCAATGCACCAACGTATGTCCGCCTGTGCCCTCTTATCTCAGCTTCATCTCGGACTCCTCCTAAAGACAGACGAGAGAATTTTCTATTTAATGCCCGTGCAATTGATCTGCCAAGACTTGTTTTACCAACCCCGGGAGGACCAACAAAACACAAAATAGGACCTTTCATATCTGACTTTAATTGGCGGACAGCTAAATATTCGAGGATTCTCTTTTTTACTTTGTCCAGCCCATAATGATCTTCATTTAAAATAGCTTCAGCTTTAGAAACATTTAGCCGGTCCTTGGTAGTTTTTTTCCAGGGCATATCTAAAATCCAATCGAGATATGTCCTTGTAACTGTATACTCACTAGCCATAGGAGACATTTTTGAGAGACGATTCAGCTCTTTTTCTGCAACATCTTTTGCATACTTTGGCATTTTAATCTTGGTAAGCTTTTCACGTAATTCTTCAATCTCTGTGCCTTCATCTTCGTACTCACCCAGTTCTTTTTTTATTGCCTTTAGCTGCTCTCTTAAGTAATAGTGTCT containing:
- the lon gene encoding endopeptidase La; the encoded protein is MPLRNTVVFPHQVIPLAVGREKSLNLLSELDEETKVIGLVSQQDGRIEEPSFEDLYKFGTAAMILKKFKMPDGSEQLIVQGLYRFKVSEFSKAEPYFEGIVHQQEDNVVPQDQDFEIDALANNIKNIFQKIVDHTPYLTNEHRVMVLNTEDSSKLADVIASQVNFTVTEKEQILEMLDVKERLTRVNYLLNKELQILELGNKIQDKVQGELNKTQRHYYLREQLKAIKKELGEYEDEGTEIEELREKLTKIKMPKYAKDVAEKELNRLSKMSPMASEYTVTRTYLDWILDMPWKKTTKDRLNVSKAEAILNEDHYGLDKVKKRILEYLAVRQLKSDMKGPILCFVGPPGVGKTSLGRSIARALNRKFSRLSLGGVRDEAEIRGHRRTYVGALPGRIIQEIKKVGSNNPVFMLDELDKLGMDFRGDPSSALLEVLDPEQNFSFADHYLEIPFDLSKVMFIATANLIDPIPPALKDRMEIIELISYTEEEKAKIAEKYLIPKQLENHGLTDKQIQFTNTATKTVINKYTREAGVRNLEREIASIIRGIAKEIVEETVVSKKITPRIIPNYLGAERFYYDIAERVSRPGVATGLAWTPVGGDILFIEATKMEGKGNLSLTGKLGDVMKESASAALSFLRSNKDKFNINSKFYEKFDTHIHVPAGAIPKDGPSAGITMFSALYSLFSDRPIKDNLAMTGEITLRGLVLPVGGIKEKVLAAKRAGIKEIIIPLKNKKDLEEIPQHNRKDITFHFVNEVEELFKIAFK